The Niabella beijingensis genomic interval CGCTCACAATAATCCCGGATGCTTTCCGGGGTGTACCCTCTTCTCCTCAGGCCCGCAATAGTGGGCATCCGCGGATCATCCCATCCCGAAACATATTTTTCATTCACCAGCTGCAAGAGCTTGCGTTTGCTGGTAAGGGTATGGCTCAGGTTCCTGCGCGCAAATTCATATTGCCGGGAAGGATAGATCTCCAGCTTTTCGATCAGCCAGTCATATACTTCCCGGTGCGGTACAAATTCCATGGTGCAAACAGAATGCGTGATATGCTCGATAGAATCACTCTGTCCGTGCGCAAAATCGTACATCGGATAAATAGCCCATTGATCGCCGGTACGGTGATGGCGGGCATGTTTGATCCGGTACAGAATAGGATCACGCATGATCATGTTGGAAGATCCCATATCTATTTTGGCGCGCAGCACTTTTTCACCGTCTTTAAACCTGCCTTCGCGCATTTCTTCAAACAAACGAAGGTTTTCCTCAACGGTCCGCTCCGCATACCGGTTCCTGTGGCCGGGCTGTATGGGTGTTCCCTTTTGTTCTGCGATCTCCTCACTGGTGCTGTCATCTACATAGGCCAGCCCTTTTTTTATCAGATCGATCGCATAGGTATAAAGTTGTTCAAAATAATCGGATGCATAAAATTCATTGGCCCAATTGAATCCCAGCCATTGTATGTCCTTTTTTATCCCGTCCACATATTCCGTTTCCTCTGTTACCGGGTTGGTATCATCAAACCGGAGGTTGGTGGCACCTCCAAACCGCTGGGTAAGACCGAAATTCAGACAAATACTGCTGGCATGACCAATATGCAGGTAGCCATTCGGTTCCGGCGGGAACCGTGTCATAATACTTTTATATTTCCCTGCTGCCAGATCCGCTTCCACGATCTCTTCCAGGAAATTCAGCCCCTTTTTCTCTTCTGTTTT includes:
- a CDS encoding glutamine--tRNA ligase/YqeY domain fusion protein → MTEANKTEEKKGLNFLEEIVEADLAAGKYKSIMTRFPPEPNGYLHIGHASSICLNFGLTQRFGGATNLRFDDTNPVTEETEYVDGIKKDIQWLGFNWANEFYASDYFEQLYTYAIDLIKKGLAYVDDSTSEEIAEQKGTPIQPGHRNRYAERTVEENLRLFEEMREGRFKDGEKVLRAKIDMGSSNMIMRDPILYRIKHARHHRTGDQWAIYPMYDFAHGQSDSIEHITHSVCTMEFVPHREVYDWLIEKLEIYPSRQYEFARRNLSHTLTSKRKLLQLVNEKYVSGWDDPRMPTIAGLRRRGYTPESIRDYCERIGVGKRDNMVDAAVLEFCAREHLNKIALRRMVVFDPLKVVITNYENEGELLHSENNPEDPEAGTRPIAFSNELYIERDDFMEEAPKKYFRLAPGKQVRLKSAYIIQCDEVIKDAAGNITQLNCSYFANSKSGEDNSGINVKGTLHWVNAKDCFPIRINEYDRLFTVEDPGNAEGAFTDYINPHSLKVVENALAEPALKEAATGDRFQFLRKGYFTLDPDSTGQQLIFNRTVTLKDSWAKTGK